From the Exiguobacterium aurantiacum genome, one window contains:
- a CDS encoding siderophore ABC transporter substrate-binding protein: MGKWKAAVMLTSLVFTLAACGSTDETKDTGSAEAETAPKTVEITDAHGTIEVPINPEKVVALDNRTFETLSDWGIDLVAAPIGLIPADLPYKNDKDIVDVGMHNEPNLEAIAGVDPDVVIVGQRFADYYEDIKKLVPEAAVINLDIELPEDAGTPGEILVEGFETTTRSLGQIFEKETEADELIASFEASIDSVKEAYDSEDKVMSVIVSGGDIGFSAPNTGRVFGPMYDIFDWTPALEVAKTTGDHQGDEVSVEAIAESDPDWLLVLDRDAAITSMEDAVPAADVIDNAPALQKTKAVTDEKIVYAPNDTYINESIQTYSELFNDIAAALSK, translated from the coding sequence ATGGGGAAATGGAAAGCAGCAGTCATGCTCACATCACTCGTCTTCACGCTAGCCGCATGCGGCAGCACGGACGAGACGAAAGACACAGGAAGTGCGGAAGCGGAAACGGCACCCAAGACGGTTGAAATCACGGATGCACATGGCACGATTGAAGTGCCGATCAACCCGGAGAAGGTCGTCGCTCTCGACAACCGAACATTCGAGACGCTCTCAGATTGGGGCATCGACTTGGTGGCGGCACCAATCGGATTGATTCCAGCGGACTTGCCTTATAAAAACGATAAAGACATCGTAGACGTTGGGATGCACAATGAGCCGAACCTCGAAGCGATCGCCGGTGTAGATCCGGATGTCGTCATCGTCGGACAACGATTCGCCGACTACTACGAAGACATTAAAAAATTGGTCCCGGAAGCGGCCGTCATCAACTTGGACATCGAGCTCCCCGAAGATGCGGGTACGCCAGGTGAGATTTTGGTGGAGGGTTTTGAGACGACGACGCGTTCACTCGGTCAAATCTTTGAAAAAGAAACGGAAGCAGATGAGCTCATCGCTAGTTTTGAAGCATCAATCGATAGTGTGAAAGAGGCATACGATAGTGAAGACAAGGTGATGTCAGTCATCGTTTCAGGCGGCGATATCGGATTCTCGGCGCCGAACACAGGTCGTGTCTTCGGACCGATGTATGACATCTTTGACTGGACACCTGCCCTCGAAGTAGCGAAAACGACAGGGGACCACCAAGGGGATGAGGTATCGGTTGAAGCGATTGCGGAGAGTGATCCAGATTGGTTGCTCGTTCTCGACCGTGATGCGGCGATTACAAGTATGGAAGACGCTGTACCTGCAGCGGACGTGATCGACAACGCACCGGCACTCCAAAAAACGAAAGCCGTGACAGACGAAAAAATCGTGTATGCGCCGAACGATACGTACATCAACGAGTCGATTCAAACTTATTCTGAACTATTTAACGACATCGCAGCCGCGCTTTCGAAGTAA
- a CDS encoding ABC transporter permease has protein sequence MTARVETLSQPSFSNIWTKSFIGAVLVVLMLAGLSLVTGVYDIRQEGGSDMFWITRVPRTVAIMLTGAAMAMSGLVMQLITQNRLVEPTTTGTLEWAGLGLLAVYLLVPAPTLMMRMTGAIVFSFIGTMVFFWFLRSVKLRSSLIVPIIGLMLGAVVSAVSTFLGLFFQASQTIEGWFVGSFASVQIGRYEYLWLIILVTFFIFILANRLTLAGLGEDIATSLGVNYSRLILMATGLIALAVGVVATVIGNLPFLGLIVPNIVSMFRGDDLRSNLPWVCVIGMGTVLVSDLISRTIIMPFELPVSLILGTMGSIVFIVILLRQRKTGGVR, from the coding sequence ATGACAGCAAGGGTTGAGACATTGTCTCAGCCCTCCTTTTCTAACATATGGACGAAGTCCTTTATCGGAGCGGTGCTCGTTGTGCTCATGTTGGCGGGCCTTTCGCTCGTGACCGGCGTCTATGACATTCGTCAAGAAGGCGGGTCGGACATGTTTTGGATCACCCGCGTTCCGCGCACGGTCGCCATCATGTTGACCGGTGCCGCCATGGCGATGTCAGGGCTCGTTATGCAACTAATCACGCAAAACCGTCTCGTCGAACCGACGACGACCGGGACACTCGAATGGGCGGGGCTCGGTCTGCTCGCGGTGTATCTGCTCGTCCCGGCACCGACGCTCATGATGCGGATGACGGGGGCGATTGTCTTCTCATTCATCGGGACGATGGTCTTCTTCTGGTTCCTGCGTTCGGTCAAACTCCGCTCGTCGTTGATTGTCCCAATTATCGGACTCATGCTCGGGGCGGTCGTCTCGGCCGTGTCGACGTTTCTCGGTTTATTTTTTCAAGCGAGTCAGACAATCGAAGGTTGGTTCGTCGGATCGTTCGCATCGGTGCAGATTGGACGATACGAATACTTGTGGCTCATTATTCTCGTCACATTCTTCATCTTCATCCTCGCGAACCGCTTGACGCTTGCTGGACTCGGAGAAGACATCGCGACGAGCCTCGGCGTCAACTATAGCCGTTTGATTTTGATGGCGACGGGACTGATCGCACTCGCGGTCGGGGTCGTGGCGACGGTCATCGGCAACCTGCCGTTTCTCGGACTGATCGTCCCGAACATCGTCTCGATGTTTCGCGGGGACGACCTCCGTAGCAACTTGCCGTGGGTATGCGTCATCGGGATGGGAACGGTCCTCGTCAGCGACTTGATTTCTCGGACGATTATCATGCCGTTCGAATTGCCGGTATCGCTCATTCTCGGAACAATGGGGTCAATCGTATTTATCGTGATTCTCTTGAGACAACGTAAGACGGGAGGGGTACGATGA
- a CDS encoding iron chelate uptake ABC transporter family permease subunit gives MSTLIENKTKQREAYDVDGRSVHTEERCATAFRSKREQRRYWLFLAFFIVGGLLCAFGLLVYNNPVPFDSPSFVPVVERRVVAVITMAIAALCQSLATVAFHSVTNNRIITPSLLGFDALYSTIQTSMIFFFGAGALIGFSGTGAFLTQVGLMVLMSLLLYGWLLSGKYGNLQLMLLVGIIIGTGLNSVSSFMRRMLAPSEFDVLQARLFGSVMHADAAYFPIVIPIVIVVGTLLYSFSNRLNVVALGKDVATSFGVNHRRSVIFTLVLISLLMSVSTALIGPLTFFGFLVATLSYQVAATYDHKYVFPMAFALGFFVLTSAYFFMYHILNTPSVVSVIIELFGGVIFLAVILRKRSL, from the coding sequence ATGAGCACACTTATTGAAAATAAGACGAAGCAACGAGAAGCGTATGACGTGGATGGTCGATCCGTGCATACGGAAGAACGGTGCGCGACGGCGTTTCGTTCCAAACGAGAACAGCGCCGTTATTGGCTGTTCCTTGCCTTCTTCATTGTCGGGGGATTGCTTTGTGCGTTCGGATTACTCGTCTATAACAACCCGGTCCCGTTCGACTCGCCGTCGTTCGTCCCGGTCGTCGAGCGTCGGGTCGTCGCCGTCATCACGATGGCGATTGCCGCGCTCTGTCAAAGCTTGGCGACGGTCGCGTTCCATTCAGTGACGAACAATCGCATCATCACGCCATCATTGCTCGGATTCGACGCGCTCTACTCGACGATTCAGACGAGTATGATCTTCTTCTTCGGCGCGGGTGCGCTGATCGGTTTTTCGGGGACGGGTGCGTTTTTGACCCAGGTCGGCCTCATGGTGCTCATGAGTTTGCTCTTGTACGGCTGGCTCTTGTCAGGAAAATACGGCAACCTGCAACTGATGCTTCTCGTCGGAATTATCATCGGGACGGGATTGAATTCGGTGTCCTCGTTCATGCGACGCATGCTTGCTCCATCCGAGTTCGACGTCCTGCAGGCCCGTCTGTTCGGATCGGTGATGCATGCCGATGCCGCCTACTTCCCAATCGTCATTCCGATTGTGATTGTCGTCGGGACGTTGTTGTATAGTTTCTCCAATCGCTTGAACGTCGTCGCACTCGGGAAAGACGTGGCGACATCGTTCGGGGTGAACCATCGCCGTAGTGTCATCTTTACGCTCGTCTTAATCTCGCTTCTCATGTCGGTATCGACGGCGCTGATTGGACCGTTGACGTTCTTCGGATTCTTGGTGGCGACGCTCAGTTATCAAGTGGCAGCGACGTACGACCATAAGTATGTATTTCCGATGGCATTCGCACTTGGTTTCTTCGTTCTGACGAGCGCGTATTTCTTTATGTATCACATTCTCAATACACCGAGTGTCGTGTCCGTCATCATCGAACTGTTCGGCGGCGTGATTTTCTTAGCGGTGATTTTAAGGAAGAGGTCGCTATGA
- a CDS encoding iron ABC transporter ATP-binding protein, whose protein sequence is MIQLEQVQKSYSDDVQIGPINLDIPKAGFTSLIGPNGAGKSTTLMMIGRLLDLDAGQIQVAGMDVSSAKSKDLAKIVTILRQENHFVTRLTVRQLAGFGRFPYSRGRLTQEDERIISKYIDFLDLTELEHRYLDELSGGQRQRAYVAMVLCQETEYVLLDEPLNNLDIARSVQMMEYLRHVADEFGRTIVTVLHDINFAAKYSDRICAMKDGNIAAFGTVEEIMDADILSDIFETKLEIIQGPYGPIAVY, encoded by the coding sequence ATGATTCAACTTGAACAAGTACAAAAATCATATTCCGATGATGTTCAAATCGGACCAATCAATCTCGACATCCCGAAGGCGGGATTCACCTCGTTGATCGGACCAAACGGGGCTGGGAAATCAACGACGCTCATGATGATTGGCCGTTTGCTCGATTTAGACGCGGGTCAAATCCAGGTCGCCGGGATGGACGTGTCGAGCGCAAAATCAAAAGACTTGGCGAAAATCGTCACGATTTTACGGCAAGAGAACCATTTCGTGACGCGTCTCACCGTCCGTCAGCTCGCCGGCTTTGGACGCTTTCCATACTCGAGAGGGCGGTTGACGCAAGAGGACGAACGGATCATCTCGAAATATATCGACTTCCTCGACTTGACGGAGCTCGAGCATCGCTATCTCGATGAACTATCAGGCGGTCAACGCCAACGAGCGTATGTCGCGATGGTGCTCTGTCAGGAGACGGAATACGTGCTCCTCGATGAGCCGCTCAACAACCTCGATATCGCTCGCTCGGTCCAGATGATGGAATACTTGCGTCACGTCGCCGACGAGTTCGGACGGACGATTGTCACGGTGCTCCATGACATCAACTTCGCAGCGAAATATTCGGACCGCATCTGTGCGATGAAAGACGGGAACATCGCCGCCTTCGGTACGGTCGAGGAGATCATGGATGCAGACATCCTATCTGACATTTTTGAGACGAAACTGGAGATTATTCAAGGACCGTATGGACCGATCGCGGTCTATTAA
- a CDS encoding dihydropteridine reductase, producing the protein MQIYWTPIQQVVEEAQDTYTFKLELPADFTWEEGAHTHFALEGFNKEDRPNRTLIRHMSISTLPHEGAIGITTRVKPECSTFKSILRDMNIGDKVAIFKTHSNVPLKREGKNVYLLSSGVGIATFRPLVLAYLVNGEGVTHLHSLNVDSSKEYLFNDVFASTNGFTAEFVDNRPDYYQRVETLAADKDGLFYLVGSDDFLHETIAKLRQNGVTPDQIMLDKHDFQMEDFLKA; encoded by the coding sequence ATGCAGATTTATTGGACGCCCATTCAACAAGTCGTGGAGGAAGCGCAAGATACATATACGTTCAAACTGGAACTGCCGGCAGACTTCACGTGGGAAGAAGGGGCGCACACGCACTTCGCGCTCGAGGGCTTCAACAAGGAAGATAGACCGAACCGGACGTTGATTCGGCACATGTCGATCTCGACGTTGCCGCATGAAGGCGCGATCGGCATTACGACGCGGGTCAAACCGGAATGCTCGACGTTCAAATCGATTTTGCGCGATATGAATATCGGGGACAAGGTCGCCATCTTCAAGACGCATTCGAACGTACCGCTGAAGCGGGAAGGGAAGAACGTCTATCTGCTGTCGTCGGGTGTCGGCATTGCGACGTTCCGCCCGCTCGTACTCGCGTATTTGGTGAACGGGGAAGGTGTAACGCACCTCCACTCGTTGAACGTCGACTCGTCGAAAGAATATCTGTTTAACGATGTGTTCGCGTCAACGAATGGATTCACGGCCGAGTTCGTCGACAATCGTCCGGACTATTACCAGCGGGTTGAGACGCTCGCCGCAGACAAAGACGGACTGTTTTACCTTGTCGGCAGCGATGACTTCTTGCATGAGACGATTGCCAAGCTGCGTCAAAATGGCGTGACACCGGACCAAATTATGCTCGACAAACATGACTTCCAAATGGAAGACTTCTTGAAGGCCTGA
- a CDS encoding acyltransferase family protein has translation MDTQSSQTKPLAPQGPKKFRPEIEGLRAVAAFLVAVYHIWLGRVSGGVDVFFVVSGFLITASLVSRYRRLGTVNFFDYLFGLFKRLFPAAFFVLAVVTVISYVVLPTIRWDQTVQELLASALYFQNWELAFSAVDYLDSANDKSPVQHFWAMSIQAQFYVIWFFLITLAIFWVKRTQTTDIKPTLLKIFVAVFIPSLAYSIWMTQYNQPWAYFDTFARVWEFSLGGILFLTITKIRLSPLVSTVVGWFGFLALVSVGVVLDVGGVFPGYVALWPTMAAVMILVSGENGGTYGVQRFLGSKPLAKLGGLSYGFYLWHWPLLMFYYAIFRVERVSIVDGILIILLSLALSYVTTSIVERPIRKIKTKTNYHPKVIGALLAFMLPVLALNFAWQLKIEAEQQEQLALASSPDYPGALVFTDAYKDTPERPYIPFDSEITKDRPIPFFDGCHVGVPETDVVTCEYGDTENPKYKVALVGGSHSSHWHPALDTFIEEENILLVNMTKSACRLSTESRSDYPECNEWNKKIIDAIVEAEVDLVVTTADIGQKNSKEVPVGYVEQFRALESQDIPVFAIRDTPFFDRKVPECLAEFGRDAEECSVEREKTLPAVSDWERLENKPSNVYYYDYSDYICEDDVCRPVVGNIVGFSDSNHMTKSFSESLGSFVQEDMIELLNQLVK, from the coding sequence ATGGACACACAATCTTCGCAAACAAAACCCCTTGCGCCTCAGGGACCAAAAAAGTTTCGACCTGAAATTGAGGGTCTTCGAGCGGTAGCAGCCTTCCTTGTAGCTGTCTATCACATATGGTTAGGCCGAGTTTCCGGAGGCGTCGATGTTTTTTTCGTCGTTTCAGGATTTTTAATCACTGCCTCACTCGTATCGCGCTATCGTCGTCTCGGTACCGTTAACTTTTTTGATTATTTATTCGGCTTATTTAAACGTCTGTTCCCGGCAGCCTTTTTCGTATTAGCCGTCGTGACGGTCATCAGTTATGTGGTCCTCCCGACCATACGATGGGATCAGACCGTACAGGAACTGTTGGCCTCTGCACTTTATTTTCAAAACTGGGAGCTTGCGTTTAGTGCGGTTGACTATTTAGATTCAGCCAATGATAAGAGCCCTGTCCAACACTTTTGGGCCATGTCCATTCAAGCGCAATTTTATGTGATTTGGTTCTTCCTCATCACGCTCGCTATTTTTTGGGTAAAGCGCACGCAAACGACAGATATTAAGCCTACGCTATTGAAAATTTTTGTGGCCGTGTTCATCCCTTCACTTGCTTACTCAATTTGGATGACCCAATACAACCAGCCTTGGGCCTATTTTGACACGTTCGCACGTGTATGGGAGTTCTCACTAGGTGGAATTCTTTTCTTAACCATTACAAAAATCCGCTTATCCCCTCTGGTCTCGACAGTTGTGGGTTGGTTCGGTTTCCTTGCACTTGTGTCTGTCGGAGTCGTGTTAGACGTTGGCGGCGTATTCCCTGGCTATGTCGCATTATGGCCGACGATGGCAGCTGTTATGATTCTAGTTTCCGGTGAGAACGGTGGCACTTATGGCGTCCAACGTTTTCTTGGTTCGAAGCCACTCGCTAAACTAGGTGGTTTGTCTTACGGTTTTTATTTATGGCATTGGCCGTTGCTCATGTTCTATTACGCCATCTTTAGAGTAGAACGTGTGTCGATCGTGGATGGGATTCTCATCATCTTGTTGTCACTCGCGCTCTCTTATGTGACAACTTCGATTGTCGAGCGACCGATTCGCAAAATCAAGACGAAAACGAACTATCATCCAAAGGTCATCGGGGCATTGCTCGCCTTTATGCTCCCTGTCCTTGCTCTCAATTTTGCTTGGCAATTGAAAATCGAGGCAGAACAACAAGAACAACTTGCACTTGCCTCGTCTCCAGATTATCCAGGGGCGCTTGTGTTCACCGATGCCTATAAGGATACGCCTGAGCGTCCGTATATTCCGTTTGACTCTGAGATTACGAAAGACCGTCCAATTCCATTTTTTGACGGTTGTCATGTTGGCGTCCCTGAAACGGACGTCGTCACATGTGAGTATGGAGATACTGAAAATCCTAAATATAAGGTGGCACTTGTCGGTGGCTCACACTCAAGTCACTGGCACCCTGCACTTGACACATTTATTGAAGAAGAGAACATACTTCTTGTTAACATGACGAAAAGCGCTTGCCGACTCAGTACAGAGAGTCGCAGCGATTATCCAGAATGCAATGAATGGAACAAGAAAATTATTGATGCGATTGTTGAAGCAGAAGTCGATTTAGTCGTCACAACGGCAGACATCGGTCAAAAGAATAGCAAAGAAGTGCCAGTAGGTTACGTCGAACAGTTCCGTGCTTTAGAGTCACAAGATATTCCTGTGTTCGCTATAAGAGATACGCCTTTCTTTGACAGAAAAGTTCCGGAGTGCCTAGCCGAATTTGGGCGTGATGCTGAAGAATGTAGTGTGGAACGTGAAAAAACACTTCCAGCAGTGAGCGATTGGGAACGTCTAGAAAATAAACCGTCCAATGTATACTATTACGACTATTCAGATTACATCTGTGAAGATGACGTCTGCCGACCTGTAGTAGGTAATATTGTCGGTTTCAGCGATAGTAACCATATGACCAAATCATTCAGCGAATCACTTGGATCATTTGTACAGGAAGACATGATAGAGCTCCTGAACCAACTAGTAAAATAA
- a CDS encoding anthranilate synthase component II, translating into MILLIDNYDSFTYNVYQDVARFSDVLVVRNDELTVDAIRDLNPTGIIISPGPGSPLDAGVSLDVVRTLSGTIPILGVCLGHQVIAKVFGGTVGRAEQVMHGKTSVIETTPSVLFDGNQCEVMRYHSLVVLKTELTVTARTRDGVIMALEHPTHPTYGVQFHPESIGTPNGRDIFLRFFEQCEVNTQLQT; encoded by the coding sequence ATGATTCTACTCATCGACAACTACGACTCGTTCACATATAACGTATATCAAGATGTCGCCCGGTTCAGCGACGTATTGGTCGTCCGCAATGATGAACTGACGGTCGACGCGATCCGCGACCTCAATCCGACCGGCATCATCATCTCCCCGGGTCCAGGTAGTCCGCTGGATGCCGGTGTCTCGCTCGACGTCGTCCGCACCTTGTCCGGCACCATCCCCATCCTCGGCGTCTGTCTCGGTCATCAAGTCATCGCCAAAGTGTTTGGCGGCACGGTCGGCCGGGCCGAACAAGTCATGCATGGGAAAACGTCCGTGATTGAGACGACACCGAGCGTCTTGTTTGACGGGAATCAGTGCGAGGTCATGCGATATCATTCGCTCGTCGTCTTGAAGACGGAACTCACCGTGACGGCCCGAACGCGTGACGGGGTCATCATGGCGCTCGAGCATCCCACGCACCCGACGTACGGCGTCCAGTTCCACCCTGAGTCGATTGGGACCCCGAACGGTCGCGATATCTTTTTACGATTTTTTGAGCAGTGTGAAGTGAATACCCAACTCCAGACATAA
- the trpE gene encoding anthranilate synthase component I, with amino-acid sequence MKQLIINGDELTPVAIFHRLEGERKVLLESRTEGKHGRYSIIASNPVETIRANGNEVTDASGTMHTDDPLALLSELVARDTADAPYPFIGGAVGYIGYDMQRVYEPIPNIPSETRGLPDALFQRYETVVLYDHIEEQVIVIDTGDDDVEKRLHHVKRALETAKTHELAPVVRTSERVLTGKDEFVERVLKAKEAILAGEVFQLVLSQRIDATFTGDPFHFYRTLRKQNPSPYLFYIDLGEAIVLGASPESLVRVEGNRVSTNPIAGTRPRGKTVEEDVRHAADLIQDEKELAEHRMLLDLGRNDIGRVAKVGSVTIPKQMEVERFKNVMHLVSEVEGELRDDLNPIDALRACLPAGTVSGAPKIRAMQLIDELETLKREVYAGAVGYLDVRGGYDFALAIRTMVVQGDTAYVQAGAGIVFDSDPVSEYEETLHKAKSLLEVFA; translated from the coding sequence ATGAAACAACTGATCATCAACGGCGACGAACTAACACCGGTGGCAATCTTTCACCGCTTAGAAGGCGAACGGAAAGTGTTGCTCGAGAGCCGCACCGAAGGCAAGCACGGCCGTTACTCGATTATTGCCTCCAATCCGGTCGAGACGATTCGCGCCAATGGCAACGAAGTGACCGACGCGTCCGGCACGATGCACACGGACGATCCGCTCGCCTTATTGTCGGAACTGGTTGCGCGAGATACAGCGGACGCCCCTTATCCGTTCATCGGCGGTGCCGTCGGCTATATCGGCTATGATATGCAACGCGTCTATGAACCGATTCCGAACATCCCGAGCGAGACACGCGGTTTGCCGGACGCCTTGTTCCAACGTTATGAAACGGTCGTCCTCTATGACCACATCGAAGAACAGGTCATCGTGATCGACACCGGGGATGACGATGTTGAGAAGCGACTCCACCACGTCAAACGGGCCCTCGAGACGGCGAAGACACACGAACTCGCACCCGTCGTCCGCACGAGTGAACGGGTGTTGACCGGCAAAGATGAGTTCGTCGAACGCGTCTTGAAGGCGAAAGAAGCCATCCTCGCCGGTGAAGTGTTCCAACTCGTCTTGTCCCAGCGCATCGACGCGACGTTCACCGGCGACCCGTTCCACTTTTACCGGACACTCCGAAAACAGAACCCGAGCCCGTACTTGTTCTATATCGACCTCGGCGAGGCAATCGTCCTCGGGGCGTCCCCGGAAAGTCTCGTCCGTGTCGAGGGCAATCGTGTCTCGACGAACCCGATCGCCGGCACCCGCCCTCGCGGCAAGACGGTCGAAGAGGACGTGCGTCACGCCGCTGATCTCATTCAAGACGAGAAAGAGCTCGCCGAGCACCGGATGCTCCTCGACCTCGGTCGCAACGATATCGGCCGTGTCGCCAAAGTCGGTTCGGTCACGATTCCGAAACAGATGGAAGTCGAACGCTTTAAAAACGTCATGCACCTCGTCTCCGAGGTCGAAGGAGAACTGCGCGACGACTTGAATCCGATTGACGCGTTGCGGGCCTGTCTCCCGGCCGGTACCGTCTCGGGCGCCCCGAAGATTCGGGCGATGCAACTGATCGACGAACTGGAGACTTTGAAACGTGAAGTGTATGCCGGGGCCGTCGGCTACCTCGACGTCCGAGGCGGCTACGATTTCGCCCTCGCCATCCGGACGATGGTCGTTCAAGGCGACACGGCCTACGTCCAGGCCGGTGCCGGTATCGTCTTCGACTCAGACCCGGTGTCAGAATATGAAGAGACGCTGCATAAAGCCAAATCACTCTTGGAGGTGTTCGCATGA
- a CDS encoding DUF3885 domain-containing protein → MHILKPNQFSGDALTEHIELEEELSPFLNQSDELNQAYFDAVIRKAKGLFDTLFPHGEAFTLVYHVYGDHPGNTGMFRLIRDKSLRFQTAVIRSEEEEETLRTYIVPIADRDQLRITRLLEAICHQDFQPLRPRLRGWAMSYPAVQFIHQKAGHVLFVYDDRGAYIRGTSPEHLQAIKQKISPPLMPDRT, encoded by the coding sequence ATGCACATCTTAAAACCGAATCAATTTTCAGGAGATGCGCTCACTGAGCACATCGAGCTAGAAGAAGAATTAAGTCCGTTTCTGAATCAATCGGACGAGTTGAACCAAGCATATTTCGATGCCGTGATACGAAAAGCGAAGGGATTGTTCGACACCTTGTTTCCACACGGTGAGGCCTTTACGCTCGTGTATCATGTTTATGGCGATCATCCTGGCAACACCGGTATGTTCCGATTGATTCGCGACAAGTCTCTCCGCTTTCAGACGGCGGTGATTCGTTCCGAAGAAGAGGAGGAGACGCTCAGGACGTATATCGTACCCATTGCCGATCGAGACCAGCTCCGGATAACTCGTTTGTTGGAGGCGATTTGTCACCAAGACTTTCAACCATTGAGACCACGACTGCGTGGCTGGGCCATGTCGTATCCTGCCGTTCAGTTCATTCATCAGAAAGCAGGACATGTACTATTTGTTTATGATGACCGCGGTGCCTATATCCGCGGGACATCACCCGAACACCTCCAAGCAATTAAACAAAAAATCTCCCCGCCCCTCATGCCCGATCGGACATGA
- a CDS encoding nuclear transport factor 2 family protein, translating to METLNLKQLSDNRAELQTKGDLDAMRDIMHEEFRYVDSSGRQFDKETFLDQFVDPASVQWISQDTVTFDETVSGEIALIQILLEERFILGTNAYEGRFWVLHVYVKENDKWLWQGGQATMINEL from the coding sequence ATGGAAACACTTAATTTGAAACAACTTTCTGACAACCGGGCCGAGCTACAAACCAAGGGTGACCTTGACGCGATGCGTGACATCATGCACGAGGAATTTCGCTATGTCGATTCGAGCGGGCGTCAGTTTGATAAAGAAACATTTTTAGATCAGTTCGTTGACCCGGCGTCGGTCCAGTGGATTTCGCAGGACACAGTCACATTTGACGAGACGGTTTCAGGGGAAATCGCCCTCATCCAAATATTGCTTGAAGAACGCTTCATTCTTGGTACGAATGCCTATGAGGGCCGGTTCTGGGTATTGCACGTCTATGTGAAAGAGAATGACAAGTGGCTCTGGCAAGGCGGACAAGCGACGATGATCAACGAACTATAA